A region from the Streptomyces tsukubensis genome encodes:
- a CDS encoding single-stranded DNA-binding protein: protein MSETTVTLVGNAATGVEYRETVNGPVARFRMAVTPRRWDRLRSVWTDGPTSFYTVFAWRGLAANVSGSVSVGDPLLVHGRLRVREVERKGEEGGAEGAVGAVGPGGVREAGPGRMGDSGRRVFVDIDAIAVGHDLNRGTSAFRRSTRPVAGTDAPAAVS from the coding sequence ATGAGCGAGACGACGGTGACGCTGGTGGGCAACGCGGCGACGGGCGTGGAGTACCGGGAGACGGTCAACGGCCCGGTGGCGCGGTTCCGGATGGCGGTGACCCCGCGGCGCTGGGACCGGCTGCGCAGTGTCTGGACGGACGGGCCCACGAGTTTCTACACGGTCTTCGCCTGGCGGGGCCTTGCGGCCAATGTGTCGGGTTCGGTGTCGGTGGGTGATCCCCTGCTGGTCCACGGGCGGCTGAGGGTGCGGGAGGTCGAGAGGAAGGGGGAGGAAGGGGGCGCCGAAGGAGCCGTGGGCGCTGTGGGACCGGGTGGTGTCCGGGAGGCCGGGCCCGGGCGGATGGGGGATTCGGGGCGCCGGGTCTTCGTCGATATCGACGCGATCGCGGTGGGACACGACCTCAACCGGGGTACGTCGGCGTTCCGCCGGTCGACCCGGCCCGTCGCGGGGA
- a CDS encoding YfjP family GTPase: MTGMEYGGGLRHRLDALRELVGLSRTRLDDDALTEAGRVLGEAATRQRLSARHTVVAIAGATGSGKSTLFNALAQVPLSETGLRRPTTSAPIACAWSEGAAGLLDRLAIPPRLRRRPLAGGAEELSGLVLVDLPDHDSALRKHRDQVDRVLALVDAVIWVVDPEKYADAALHERYLRPLAGHAEVTFVVLNQIDRLPPDAADQVLDDLRRLLDEDGMALGEHGDPGATVLPVSALTGVGLGELRELLGTFVRDRTAAARRLSADVDAAAHGLRGAYVATGRTGLDERAREDFADRLAEAVGADAAGEAAEREWRRHAGRACGTPWLRLWRWYERKRMPGEVRPADGTPAEEELTARQRVEHAVRTVADEAASGLPAPWAQAVREAAVRGSDGLPEALDELAVRETAETGKRPLRPAWWPAAVLAQASMTLVQIYGGLWLVGQIVGVFQPGLVYPALLMLAGIVGGPLVEWACTAAVRGPARRYGQDARRRLREAAAGCGRAMVLDPVAGELMRYREVREQYATVAGGTRTALGGSRGTGGGRGGRGSGDGGVVLGVTGFSTNGR, translated from the coding sequence ATGACGGGGATGGAGTACGGCGGCGGGCTGCGCCACCGGCTCGATGCCCTCCGCGAACTCGTCGGACTCTCCCGCACCCGCCTCGACGACGACGCCCTCACCGAAGCCGGGCGGGTGCTCGGCGAGGCCGCCACCCGGCAGCGGCTCTCCGCCCGGCACACCGTCGTCGCCATCGCGGGCGCCACCGGAAGCGGCAAGTCCACCCTCTTCAACGCCCTTGCGCAGGTTCCGCTCTCCGAGACCGGGCTGCGCCGCCCCACCACCTCGGCACCGATCGCCTGCGCCTGGTCGGAAGGCGCCGCGGGGCTGCTCGACCGGCTCGCGATTCCGCCCCGGCTGCGGCGCCGGCCCCTCGCGGGCGGCGCGGAGGAACTCTCGGGGCTGGTCCTCGTCGACCTCCCCGACCACGATTCGGCGCTGCGCAAGCACCGGGACCAGGTCGACCGCGTCCTCGCCCTCGTCGACGCCGTGATCTGGGTGGTCGACCCGGAGAAGTACGCCGACGCCGCCCTGCACGAACGCTACTTGCGGCCCCTCGCCGGGCACGCGGAGGTCACCTTCGTCGTCCTCAACCAGATCGACCGGCTGCCCCCCGACGCCGCCGACCAGGTCCTGGACGATCTGCGGCGGCTGCTCGACGAGGACGGCATGGCCCTGGGCGAGCACGGCGACCCGGGCGCCACCGTCCTCCCCGTCTCCGCACTCACCGGGGTGGGTCTCGGGGAACTGCGTGAGCTGCTCGGCACGTTCGTACGGGACCGGACGGCGGCCGCCCGCAGGCTCTCCGCCGATGTGGACGCCGCCGCCCACGGACTGCGGGGCGCCTATGTGGCCACCGGCCGTACGGGACTCGACGAGCGGGCCCGAGAAGACTTCGCGGACCGGCTCGCGGAGGCCGTCGGCGCCGATGCAGCGGGCGAGGCCGCCGAACGGGAGTGGCGCAGGCATGCGGGCCGCGCCTGCGGTACGCCCTGGCTGCGGCTGTGGCGCTGGTACGAGCGCAAGCGGATGCCCGGGGAGGTGCGGCCCGCCGACGGCACGCCCGCCGAGGAGGAGCTGACGGCCCGGCAGCGCGTGGAGCACGCGGTGCGTACGGTCGCCGACGAGGCCGCGTCGGGACTGCCCGCGCCCTGGGCGCAGGCCGTGCGCGAAGCGGCGGTCCGGGGCTCGGACGGGCTGCCGGAAGCCCTCGACGAACTGGCCGTCCGGGAGACGGCGGAGACCGGGAAACGGCCGCTGCGCCCGGCCTGGTGGCCCGCGGCCGTACTGGCCCAGGCCTCGATGACGCTGGTGCAGATCTACGGCGGGCTGTGGCTGGTGGGGCAGATCGTGGGGGTGTTCCAGCCGGGACTGGTCTATCCGGCGCTGCTGATGCTCGCGGGAATCGTCGGCGGGCCGCTGGTGGAGTGGGCGTGTACGGCCGCGGTACGAGGTCCCGCGCGACGGTACGGGCAGGATGCGCGGCGCAGGTTGCGGGAGGCGGCCGCGGGGTGCGGGCGGGCGATGGTGCTCGACCCCGTCGCGGGCGAGCTGATGCGCTATCGGGAGGTACGGGAGCAGTACGCGACCGTCGCCGGCGGTACCCGTACGGCGCTGGGCGGTTCGCGCGGGACCGGTGGCGGCAGGGGCGGGCGGGGGAGCGGGGACGGGGGAGTTGTTCTGGGGGTGACGGGCTTTTCCACAAACGGCCGCTAG
- a CDS encoding dynamin family protein, producing MVTLDARPQLINALTALRDRVAAVRLPLPLAGAPRARQTRGELLAQLDDYLVPRLKDPGAPLLAVVGGSTGAGKSTLVNSLVGRRVSEAGVLRPTTRTPVLVCHPDDHHWFSGTRVLPRLTRVWLPHQEENEGAPAAGRAELRVEKASALPRGLALLDAPDIDSLVVDNRLLAAELICAADVWVMVTTASRYADAVPWHLLRTAKEYDATLITVLDRVPHQVIDEVSRQYAALLTKAGLGDVPRFTIPELPESAGGGSGLLPRTAVAPLYAWLAHRVEDPAARQQALGRTATGVIDSLRARMPELASAVAGQYAASVRLMGAVEGAYERERARLDKQLAAGAVLAGDARTRWRGFPRDSTAGELLDALTGSLSALVQCSVAAADERVRDVWRRDPAAAGVAAARPDPEAAERLGIAVRRWRRELEELAEEEVQGVDRTPAPDPETVAALVAAALLGGRRARSAGERLAERIGARTALGLRDRGGELLGAAIGSVLDGERDRRLAPLDALDISPEPQAELIAALSVLQKVR from the coding sequence GTGGTGACCTTGGATGCACGGCCTCAGTTGATCAATGCTCTGACCGCCCTTCGGGACCGGGTCGCCGCCGTGCGTCTGCCGCTGCCGCTGGCCGGGGCGCCCCGGGCCCGGCAGACGCGCGGGGAACTGCTCGCGCAGCTCGACGACTATCTCGTGCCGCGGCTCAAGGACCCGGGCGCCCCGCTGCTCGCCGTGGTCGGGGGGTCGACCGGGGCCGGGAAGTCGACGCTGGTGAATTCGCTGGTCGGGAGGCGGGTCAGCGAGGCCGGGGTGCTGCGGCCGACCACCAGGACACCGGTGCTCGTCTGCCATCCCGACGATCACCACTGGTTCAGCGGCACCCGGGTACTGCCCCGGCTCACCCGGGTCTGGCTGCCCCACCAGGAGGAGAACGAGGGCGCACCCGCCGCCGGACGGGCCGAGCTGCGGGTGGAGAAGGCGTCCGCGCTGCCCCGCGGGCTGGCGCTGCTCGACGCACCCGATATCGACTCCCTGGTGGTCGACAACCGGCTGCTGGCCGCCGAGCTGATCTGCGCGGCCGATGTGTGGGTGATGGTCACCACCGCGTCGCGCTACGCCGACGCCGTGCCCTGGCATCTGCTCCGTACCGCCAAGGAGTACGACGCCACCCTGATCACCGTCCTCGACCGGGTGCCGCACCAGGTGATCGACGAGGTCTCACGGCAGTACGCGGCCCTGCTGACCAAGGCCGGGCTGGGGGACGTACCCCGGTTCACCATCCCCGAACTGCCCGAATCCGCGGGCGGCGGCAGCGGGCTGCTGCCCAGGACCGCGGTTGCGCCGCTCTACGCCTGGCTGGCCCATCGCGTCGAGGACCCGGCCGCCCGTCAGCAGGCGCTGGGGCGGACCGCGACCGGGGTCATCGACTCGCTCCGGGCGCGGATGCCCGAGCTGGCGTCGGCCGTCGCGGGGCAGTACGCCGCCTCCGTACGGCTGATGGGCGCCGTCGAGGGGGCGTACGAGCGGGAGCGCGCCCGCCTCGACAAGCAGCTCGCCGCCGGGGCCGTACTGGCCGGAGACGCCCGGACCCGGTGGCGCGGTTTCCCCCGCGACAGCACCGCCGGCGAACTGCTGGACGCTCTGACCGGCAGCCTTTCCGCGCTGGTGCAGTGCTCCGTGGCCGCCGCCGACGAGCGGGTACGGGACGTCTGGCGCCGTGACCCCGCAGCGGCCGGGGTCGCCGCCGCACGCCCCGATCCGGAGGCCGCCGAACGGCTGGGGATCGCCGTCCGGCGATGGCGGCGCGAGCTGGAAGAGCTGGCGGAAGAGGAGGTCCAGGGCGTCGACCGGACCCCCGCACCCGACCCCGAGACGGTGGCCGCCCTGGTCGCCGCCGCCCTCCTCGGCGGGCGCCGGGCCCGCTCCGCCGGTGAACGCCTGGCCGAGCGGATCGGTGCCCGGACCGCGCTCGGGCTCCGCGACCGGGGCGGTGAACTCCTGGGCGCGGCCATCGGCTCCGTACTCGACGGGGAACGCGACCGCCGCCTCGCACCGCTCGACGCCCTCGACATCTCCCCGGAGCCGCAGGCCGAACTGATCGCCGCGCTGTCCGTACTACAGAAGGTGAGATGA
- a CDS encoding GNAT family N-acetyltransferase produces the protein MQPVHLPGPRLALRELSPGDVDGVFAIYGSPAATHHLSFEPRTRDQVAEIVQRSVASATADPRSEYAVAVVERQSERLVGFGRLATDPHQQRGATFGFALRPDVWGRGYGVETVRLLLSLGFDTLGLHRIWGARSPLNTASAATMAAAGMVEEGRIREHVHKAGKWRDSIVHGILDREWRRAGAE, from the coding sequence ATGCAACCCGTTCACCTGCCCGGACCGCGTCTCGCCCTGCGGGAGTTGAGCCCCGGCGACGTGGACGGAGTGTTCGCGATCTACGGCAGCCCCGCCGCCACCCACCACCTCAGCTTCGAGCCCCGCACCCGCGACCAAGTCGCTGAGATCGTGCAGCGATCCGTTGCATCGGCAACAGCGGACCCCCGCTCCGAATACGCGGTCGCCGTCGTCGAGCGGCAGAGCGAACGGCTCGTGGGCTTCGGCCGCCTCGCGACCGACCCGCACCAACAGCGCGGCGCCACCTTCGGCTTCGCGCTCCGCCCCGACGTGTGGGGCCGGGGGTACGGCGTCGAGACCGTACGGCTCCTGTTGTCTCTGGGTTTCGACACGCTCGGCCTCCACCGAATCTGGGGCGCCCGATCGCCGCTCAACACCGCCAGCGCGGCGACGATGGCCGCCGCCGGAATGGTGGAGGAGGGCCGGATCCGTGAGCATGTCCACAAAGCCGGGAAGTGGCGGGACTCCATCGTCCACGGCATCCTCGACCGGGAATGGCGACGGGCCGGTGCGGAGTAG
- a CDS encoding right-handed parallel beta-helix repeat-containing protein: MPAQTAQAAHLTCGQTVTTSVVLHADLLNCPGDGLVVGSSGITIDLNGHTIDGVGLGVGIRNNGFANAVITNGSTTQGRVQQFDHGVQLNAGTTGNIVEKIAVQSNEFTGIGLNTAHTNNRVRNNLVDRQSHRGIAITAASNGNVITGNTISGNQGEGVYVQNSASNHIEGNGISGSGGVGLVLEGSRANTLLTNTVGTSGDAAITLRVGSNGNLVQGNSSARSADAGLIVSDSSGNRVLSNRLQGAGDSGIVLQAAHSNTVNGNDVRGNTGGIELSFSDSNVIHSNNASSTTGDGISLGSSLRNDLQLNQANENNARGIYVTGDAAAGAGNKLIRNTTNTNKGGGIAVSKAAHTIQANTARGNNGWGVFADPGNIDGGGNLASGNSQAGQCSGVVCTP; the protein is encoded by the coding sequence GTGCCTGCGCAGACGGCGCAGGCAGCGCATCTGACCTGCGGGCAGACGGTGACGACCAGCGTCGTCCTCCACGCCGATCTGCTCAACTGTCCCGGCGACGGTCTGGTCGTCGGCAGCAGCGGTATCACCATCGACCTCAATGGACACACCATCGACGGTGTCGGTCTGGGCGTCGGGATCCGGAACAACGGATTCGCGAACGCTGTGATCACCAATGGCAGCACCACCCAGGGTCGGGTGCAGCAGTTCGATCACGGGGTACAGCTCAATGCGGGCACCACTGGCAATATCGTCGAGAAGATCGCCGTACAGAGCAACGAATTCACCGGTATCGGGCTCAACACCGCTCACACCAACAACCGTGTGCGCAACAACCTCGTCGACCGCCAGTCGCACCGGGGTATCGCGATCACCGCGGCATCGAACGGAAATGTGATCACCGGCAATACGATCAGCGGTAACCAGGGCGAGGGCGTCTACGTTCAGAACTCCGCGAGCAACCATATCGAGGGCAATGGGATCAGCGGCAGCGGCGGCGTCGGGCTGGTTCTGGAGGGCTCTCGCGCCAACACCCTGCTGACCAACACCGTCGGCACCAGCGGCGATGCGGCAATCACTCTGCGGGTCGGCTCGAACGGCAACCTCGTCCAGGGCAACTCGTCGGCCCGGAGCGCGGACGCCGGGCTCATCGTCTCGGACTCTTCGGGGAACCGTGTCCTCTCCAACAGGCTCCAGGGTGCCGGTGACAGCGGAATCGTTCTCCAGGCGGCCCACAGCAACACGGTCAACGGCAACGACGTCCGCGGGAACACCGGCGGTATCGAGCTGAGCTTCTCCGACAGCAACGTGATCCACTCCAACAACGCGAGCAGCACCACCGGAGACGGGATCAGCCTGGGCAGCTCACTCCGGAACGACCTCCAGCTCAACCAGGCCAACGAGAACAACGCACGGGGCATCTACGTCACCGGGGACGCGGCCGCCGGGGCGGGCAACAAGCTGATCCGCAACACCACCAACACCAACAAGGGCGGTGGCATCGCGGTCTCCAAGGCCGCTCACACCATCCAGGCCAACACCGCCCGCGGCAACAACGGCTGGGGCGTCTTCGCCGACCCGGGCAACATCGACGGCGGCGGCAATCTGGCCAGCGGCAATTCCCAGGCCGGGCAGTGCTCAGGGGTCGTCTGCACCCCCTGA
- a CDS encoding right-handed parallel beta-helix repeat-containing protein produces the protein MQIAAQPGVFNVRDYGATGNGTTIDTTAMQSAFDAARLAGGGTVVIPAGIYAVDNFLVVFGNTTISAYGATVRSVATSRGVLRNFLAGDSFPGYAGNSGITVEGGIWDGNAADGGVGTVTGTTNVMSFIHARDITVRDVVIRNISSAHGVEFNAIDGGRILNSRFEGFKDNSELQDRGFSESVQIDIARSGSSSIPQYDLTTCRNILIQGCYFGPSSRLPAAGRAIGSHTSDVDCTYDNIQIIGCRIEGAAQEGIRAFCWRNSVIADNVITGTGQTAILLTVSAPTQRTNSHSMVVKGNVITNCAVSGIRVAGNSANRITGAVVSGNTVRNISGNGIHIGDAPGANVSANHVDTTVSTGIYAVDSDGVSVNGNTILAAGSNGINIAGCQGAIVSGNTVRETKSNHGIYVGDGARAAAEVLISGNTVRAAFVAGIRVAGAATDCTVTGNRVKGTAATQFGITLNGAVTGTAIVGNDLSGNSWPAANAIVPSTALPQVDWSGGTTLPGHNLV, from the coding sequence GTGCAGATTGCGGCTCAGCCCGGAGTGTTCAACGTCCGCGATTACGGTGCCACGGGAAACGGCACGACGATCGACACCACTGCTATGCAGTCCGCTTTCGACGCCGCCCGGCTGGCCGGCGGCGGAACAGTGGTCATCCCCGCCGGGATCTATGCCGTTGACAACTTCCTCGTGGTGTTCGGAAATACGACGATCTCCGCCTACGGGGCCACCGTCCGCTCGGTCGCCACGTCGCGCGGGGTGCTGAGGAACTTTCTGGCCGGCGACAGTTTCCCCGGCTATGCGGGAAACTCGGGGATCACCGTCGAAGGCGGCATCTGGGACGGCAACGCGGCCGATGGGGGCGTCGGTACGGTCACCGGCACCACCAACGTCATGTCCTTCATCCACGCCCGGGACATCACCGTACGGGACGTGGTGATCCGCAATATCTCCTCCGCGCACGGGGTCGAGTTCAACGCGATCGACGGCGGCCGGATCCTCAACTCCCGCTTCGAGGGCTTCAAAGACAACTCGGAACTGCAGGACCGGGGCTTCTCGGAGTCCGTCCAGATCGACATCGCCCGCAGCGGCAGCTCCTCGATCCCTCAGTACGACCTGACGACCTGCCGGAACATCCTGATCCAGGGCTGCTACTTCGGCCCCTCCAGCCGTCTGCCCGCGGCTGGACGCGCCATCGGCAGCCATACCTCGGACGTCGACTGCACCTACGACAACATCCAGATCATCGGCTGCCGTATCGAGGGTGCCGCCCAGGAAGGCATCCGCGCCTTCTGCTGGCGCAACTCCGTCATCGCTGACAACGTCATCACCGGCACCGGACAGACGGCGATCCTGCTCACGGTCAGCGCCCCCACCCAGCGTACGAACTCCCATTCCATGGTGGTCAAGGGGAACGTCATCACGAACTGTGCGGTCTCGGGGATCCGGGTGGCCGGGAACTCCGCAAACCGCATCACCGGTGCTGTCGTCTCCGGAAACACCGTGCGCAATATCTCCGGGAACGGTATCCATATCGGGGATGCGCCGGGAGCGAACGTCAGCGCGAACCACGTCGATACCACCGTGAGTACCGGGATCTACGCCGTGGATTCCGATGGTGTCTCCGTCAACGGCAACACGATCCTCGCCGCGGGCTCCAACGGTATCAATATCGCCGGCTGCCAAGGGGCGATCGTCTCCGGGAACACCGTACGGGAAACGAAGTCGAACCACGGAATCTACGTCGGTGACGGAGCCCGGGCCGCCGCCGAGGTCCTGATATCAGGAAACACCGTGCGCGCGGCCTTTGTCGCCGGGATCCGGGTAGCGGGCGCTGCCACGGACTGCACGGTCACGGGGAACCGGGTGAAGGGCACCGCGGCGACCCAGTTCGGCATCACGCTCAACGGGGCCGTCACCGGCACGGCGATCGTCGGGAACGATCTCTCCGGAAACAGCTGGCCCGCCGCGAACGCCATCGTCCCGTCCACGGCGCTCCCGCAGGTGGACTGGTCCGGCGGTACGACCCTCCCGGGCCACAACCTGGTCTGA
- a CDS encoding DHA2 family efflux MFS transporter permease subunit gives MASSGTTAPNEPPTVGDGLARRRLLALAAPVFGLLVVGLDATILTVALPTLATELEATTTELQWFTDGYTLPFAGLLLPLGVLGDRIGRRLVLVGGLLLFGIGSAMVMGVDSPEGLILARVVMGAGAAAITPLALSIVPLMFPPEERSKAMAVATAGFALGLPLGPLAGGWLLSNFWWGTIFLINIPVVVVAVVGILLFVPESRDPHAPRLDLIGAALSLAGVSAFVYGVIEVPNRGWSDPVVLVTAVGGIVLLAALLVRLRRAPHPLVDLGFFRNARFTWSSVAISAVMFILFGVLFAVPQFLQQVQGKDAMATGLHLLPMIGTLIVAAAAGGRLAGRFGTKAIVATGMVLWVAGLLLLATVDADTDFAVTGTALAVMGAALGLTMPTALEAILGSLPDHQVGAGSALANSMRQIGASVGVAVLGSALNSTYRREMSEDLPPALPEAARTVAGDHVAGALQIAEKLPVEQQGAAVAAAARGAFAAGMSTVALICAGLAAVTAVLVVALLPARAVRDPEPEDGERGPEDAGKARPGGGEPGPGAGMPEPAGLGT, from the coding sequence ATGGCATCATCCGGCACCACCGCACCGAACGAACCGCCCACCGTCGGCGACGGTCTCGCCCGAAGGCGCCTCCTCGCCCTGGCGGCGCCGGTGTTCGGGCTGCTCGTCGTCGGGCTCGACGCGACGATCCTGACCGTCGCCCTGCCGACCCTGGCGACCGAGCTGGAGGCGACCACCACCGAACTCCAGTGGTTCACCGACGGCTACACCCTCCCCTTCGCCGGACTCCTGCTGCCTCTCGGGGTCCTCGGCGACCGGATCGGCCGACGGCTCGTCCTCGTCGGCGGGCTGCTGCTGTTCGGGATCGGCTCCGCCATGGTCATGGGCGTCGACAGTCCCGAGGGCCTGATCCTGGCGCGGGTCGTCATGGGCGCCGGGGCCGCCGCGATCACTCCCCTCGCACTGTCGATCGTGCCGCTGATGTTCCCGCCGGAGGAGCGGTCCAAGGCGATGGCCGTCGCGACGGCGGGCTTCGCGCTCGGTCTGCCGCTGGGCCCGCTGGCCGGCGGCTGGCTGCTCAGCAACTTCTGGTGGGGGACGATCTTCCTGATCAACATCCCGGTGGTGGTGGTCGCCGTCGTCGGCATCCTGCTCTTCGTGCCCGAGAGCCGGGATCCGCACGCTCCGCGGCTCGACCTGATCGGTGCCGCGCTGTCCCTGGCGGGCGTCTCGGCGTTCGTCTACGGGGTGATCGAGGTGCCGAACCGGGGCTGGTCGGACCCGGTCGTCCTGGTCACCGCCGTCGGCGGAATCGTCCTGCTCGCGGCACTGCTGGTACGGCTGCGGCGGGCCCCCCACCCGCTGGTCGACCTCGGGTTCTTCCGCAACGCCCGGTTCACCTGGTCGAGCGTGGCGATCTCGGCGGTGATGTTCATCCTCTTCGGTGTGCTGTTCGCCGTACCGCAGTTCCTCCAGCAGGTGCAGGGCAAGGACGCCATGGCGACCGGGCTCCATCTGCTGCCGATGATCGGGACCCTGATCGTCGCCGCCGCGGCCGGCGGCCGACTCGCCGGCCGGTTCGGTACGAAGGCGATCGTCGCCACCGGAATGGTCCTCTGGGTCGCCGGTCTGCTCCTGCTGGCCACGGTGGACGCCGATACCGACTTCGCCGTCACCGGCACCGCGCTCGCCGTCATGGGCGCGGCGCTCGGACTCACCATGCCGACCGCCCTGGAGGCGATCCTCGGCTCACTCCCCGACCATCAGGTCGGCGCTGGGTCGGCTCTCGCCAACTCCATGCGCCAGATCGGGGCTTCGGTCGGTGTCGCGGTACTCGGCAGCGCCCTCAACTCCACCTACCGCCGGGAGATGTCGGAAGACCTGCCGCCCGCGCTGCCGGAAGCGGCCCGTACGGTCGCCGGGGACCATGTGGCGGGCGCCCTCCAGATCGCGGAGAAGCTGCCGGTGGAGCAGCAGGGTGCCGCAGTGGCCGCCGCGGCCCGGGGCGCCTTCGCCGCGGGAATGTCGACCGTGGCGCTGATCTGCGCGGGGCTCGCCGCCGTGACCGCGGTGCTGGTGGTGGCCCTGCTGCCGGCCCGGGCGGTACGGGATCCGGAGCCGGAGGACGGTGAGCGGGGACCGGAGGACGCCGGGAAGGCCCGACCGGGCGGCGGGGAGCCGGGACCGGGCGCCGGGATGCCGGAGCCCGCGGGCCTCGGGACGTGA
- a CDS encoding SgcJ/EcaC family oxidoreductase has translation MKRTFRARAVVATTAAVALTVAAGAGVARAGDDDKRPGKPGEREIAALFGQWNAALQTGDARIVADKYAADAVLLPTVSPQIRTDRAGIVDYFEHFLAKKPRGEKIRSVINVLDGNSAVDAGLYRFHLTDPATGKVSQVVARYTYAYEKRGGKWLIVNHHSSVLPADG, from the coding sequence ATGAAGCGAACCTTCCGTGCCCGCGCTGTCGTCGCCACCACCGCGGCCGTTGCCCTCACCGTCGCCGCCGGAGCCGGTGTCGCCCGGGCAGGCGACGACGACAAGCGTCCGGGGAAGCCCGGCGAGCGGGAGATCGCGGCCCTGTTCGGGCAGTGGAACGCGGCTCTGCAGACCGGGGACGCACGGATCGTCGCGGACAAGTACGCGGCGGACGCCGTTCTGCTGCCGACCGTTTCACCGCAGATCCGGACCGACCGGGCGGGGATCGTCGACTACTTCGAGCACTTCCTGGCGAAGAAGCCGCGGGGCGAGAAGATACGTTCGGTGATCAACGTGCTGGACGGGAACTCGGCCGTGGACGCGGGCCTGTACCGGTTCCATCTGACGGACCCCGCGACGGGCAAGGTGTCGCAGGTCGTGGCCCGTTACACCTACGCGTACGAGAAGCGCGGCGGGAAGTGGCTGATCGTCAACCACCACTCCTCGGTGCTCCCGGCCGACGGCTGA
- a CDS encoding HAMP domain-containing sensor histidine kinase — MLRRLIVSYVLLVGVALAAFTVPVAFTLTTQLRNDTEDSVRREATTMALLLGGDAPARQALDRVAEAYADETPGVVEAVWADGTAVPSLGRPARPDDSAFLLALRDGRTTVDWGEQPVWGPELAITVPARAQTGDRAIVGALRIRYATDDLSDRLWKVWGFRAVLAVGVLAIAAGLGAIAARLLTKPLRQLNDMASRFSDGDLTARSPITGPRETRTLARTLNQGAERLDTLVAAQRIFVADASHQLRTPLTALRLSLDNIADGVDDEFVREDVEQATAEVVRMSRLVSGLLVLARAEAQVSTPEPVPLRELVAERLSVWRPAADERRVRIVLAGDVDDRLYVLAGPGNLDQVLDNVLSNALEVSPDGGTITIRLTAAPDGDEAVLEVLDQGPGMSAAEQFRAFDRFWRGQGLTGRSGTGLGLAVVRRLVTDDGGTVGLGDAPGSGLRVRIGLRISRRPGAPRSGG; from the coding sequence ATGCTCCGGCGGCTGATCGTCAGCTATGTGCTGCTCGTCGGGGTGGCGCTGGCGGCGTTCACCGTGCCCGTGGCCTTCACCCTGACCACCCAGCTCCGCAACGACACGGAGGATTCGGTCCGGCGCGAGGCCACCACGATGGCCCTGCTCCTCGGCGGTGACGCGCCCGCCCGGCAGGCGCTGGACCGGGTCGCGGAGGCCTATGCCGACGAGACGCCCGGGGTGGTCGAGGCGGTCTGGGCCGACGGAACGGCCGTACCGTCGCTGGGACGGCCCGCCCGCCCGGACGATTCGGCCTTCCTGCTCGCCCTGCGCGACGGCCGGACCACCGTCGACTGGGGCGAACAGCCGGTCTGGGGCCCGGAGCTGGCGATCACCGTGCCCGCGCGGGCGCAGACCGGCGACCGCGCGATCGTCGGCGCACTGCGGATCCGGTACGCCACGGACGACCTCAGCGACCGGCTCTGGAAGGTCTGGGGCTTCCGCGCCGTCCTCGCGGTCGGGGTCCTCGCCATCGCCGCGGGCCTGGGCGCGATCGCGGCCAGGCTGCTCACCAAACCGCTGCGCCAGCTCAACGACATGGCCAGCAGGTTCAGCGACGGCGATCTGACGGCCCGCTCGCCCATCACCGGCCCGCGGGAGACCCGGACCCTGGCCCGCACCCTCAACCAGGGCGCGGAACGCCTCGACACCCTCGTCGCAGCCCAGCGCATCTTCGTCGCCGACGCCTCGCACCAGCTGCGTACCCCGCTGACTGCGCTGCGCCTCTCCCTGGACAACATCGCGGACGGCGTCGACGACGAGTTCGTCCGCGAGGACGTGGAGCAGGCCACCGCCGAGGTGGTCCGGATGAGCCGGCTGGTCAGCGGACTGCTGGTACTGGCGAGGGCGGAGGCCCAGGTGTCCACGCCGGAGCCGGTGCCGCTGCGCGAACTCGTCGCGGAGCGGCTGAGCGTCTGGCGTCCGGCCGCCGACGAACGCCGGGTCAGGATCGTCCTGGCCGGTGACGTGGACGACCGCCTGTACGTCCTCGCCGGCCCCGGCAACCTCGACCAGGTCCTCGACAACGTGCTCTCGAACGCCCTGGAGGTGTCGCCCGACGGCGGCACCATCACCATCCGGCTGACGGCCGCCCCCGACGGCGACGAAGCCGTTCTGGAAGTCCTCGACCAGGGCCCGGGCATGTCCGCCGCCGAACAGTTCCGCGCCTTCGACCGCTTCTGGCGCGGCCAGGGCCTCACCGGCCGCTCCGGTACGGGCCTCGGCCTCGCCGTCGTCCGGCGGCTGGTGACGGACGACGGCGGTACGGTCGGCCTGGGCGACGCTCCCGGGAGCGGCCTCCGGGTCCGGATCGGCCTGCGGATCAGCCGTCGGCCGGGAGCACCGAGGAGTGGTGGTTGA